aaaggcACTAAATGGGAAATGTGAAGGGTTacctgaaaaaattataaaggtGGGATCTTCCTTCGGAAGTAAACCAATTGAGGAATGGAAAGCATCACTTGCTAAATGGCAGATTTTCCTCAGTTTTAGAGGGGAAGATACTCGTCAGTCTTTTACAGGTTTTCTCTATGATGCTTTGTGCCGGGAGGGGTTCAAGACCTTCATGGATGATGAGGAACTGAAAGGCGGGGAGGAAATTTCATCATCTCTAGTCAAAGCAATTGAGGCATCAAGGATTTCAATTGTTGTTTTTTCTGAAAACTTTGCAGATTCTCCTTGGTGTCTAGATGAATTGGTCACTATTCTTAAGTGTAAAAAGATGAAGAACCAAAAGGTTTTGCCAATCTTTTACAAAATAGAACCGTCCGATGTAAGGCATCAGAAAAACAGCTATAAAAGAGCCATGGCTAAGCATAAAAAAGAGTTTGGAAATGACTCTGAGAAGGTAAAGGAATGGAGGTCAGCTTTATCTGAAGTTGCTAACTTGAAAGGAATAGCTTCCAATTGTAGGTATGTAACATGCTTTCAAATATTTAAGTTCCTAACATTTTTAAGAATTAATGGCTTTGTTAAAATGTTGTTAGACATGCAGAATTGTGTGttgttaatgttttgttttcagCTCATGTGCAATTTTGTATCTTGTGAagagtaattttaattttttatattctaatGGATAAGATGAAAACATTGTGCATTCATGAATTaatatttctttcaattttgcAGCTACGAATATAAACTAATCGGAGAGATTGTGAAAATGACCAATGATATTAAAAATAGTTTGTGTATGCAAACGGACTAGAAGGAAGGTTTCCAATTTTCTTATAATGAAGTCATGCATGCAATTAGTTGTTTGTTAAGAAATGGATTGAAGTTGTAACTTATTGTAATATTTAGAGACAAACATTATGTCACTTGATCTACTAGTCAAAGCCTTGAGGCCTAAGGTCTTTCATGAGCTTATTGTCCATATGATTGTTATCAATAAGAATGTCTATTGCTTTTGGTTTAAATACTATTACACGGTTGAGACTCGGACGAGTTAGTTAGACTTCTGGTTAGGAAGTTAGTTTCTTAACTGAATTAGTTAGGGATTTGTTAGCAAATACATTTGCTTCACTATTGTACATAAGTTTAACCCTTTGTATTTTTCATTCATTGAATCAATTTAATCAAGTATCTTTCATTCTTTCCTCTCTATTTCTCTCCATAAACTGTGCGAGTCCCTTAGTCATATCAAATACGGATACAAACTTTGTTATGATTTTCTACGGAAATAAAGTATGAGGTCATATTGATGCAGTTCttgaaatcatttttaaatgacTTTTTGCAAAACTTTAACAAAAATGTGAATGGTGTAATGAATGGtaccaaaaaaattgaagacatCGCTATATAAGCAAGTACCTCATTCTTCAGTGTAGTTCCTGTAACGATTATTTTTAAtgtctattttgtttttaccaATGTCTCATTGTCTTCTAATTGAAATGTTCAATATAGTCATTGGTAGAGTCAATGCATTTCACTTTTGTGATTCAACCTTCTGTAGCCAAATTACTTGCAGTGCAAGGACGAAAAAATAAACCTTACAATGGTTTCTTTGAAAGATTAACAAAGGAATCTTAACACTATAACAGATTCATAAACCTTACCCCTTTGTGAGACAAGGCAATGCTAACCAACAATAAGAGTAagtaaaatgtaaaaaacacAAGCTTTATCCTTGAATTTAGGAGAGACGTGCTCATTGTTCCTTTGTTGCATTCTATTTTGTAAGAATAAACATTTCTCTTGTCATGGCCAGCAAGTGACCCTGAAAGTACATTGAATTGGAGAATGAAATATactacaccctccggtcacatatataagcaaaaaaaaacatcaatctttggtcacaaatataagcaaaattaacCACTTTTACACTATTATTCCTAATATACCCCTTTAAAGTCTTTTGTGGATTTCAATCACCTATTGGAATACACGTACACCAATACATTTCAATTCAATTCTCCATAATGCATTCATTTCAATTCTTCATAACAACTTTTCATAACTCTTGGTGTACCCAAtacatcttcttcttttcaattataaaaactCATTTTACGGTCTTCTACCACCCAtacatcttcttcttttcaactcaaaaaaaaaaatggcatccCCACAAAAATGGTTTGATGAAGTACCCTCATTTGATTTGGGCATTGACAGCAACTTGGAAGATATTTCccttcttgttgttgaagactCACTTGATGGGGATGGAGATACCAACCTAATTCAAGATACTTTGTTTGAAGGTGAAGTGATGTCAAAAAGTGATGATGAGGTCACAACAAAGCAAACATGGGTGTTTGAAGATCTAGCATTTGGAGGGCAGTACAAGAACAATTTTGACTTGAACAAAGCCCCTAATGAAGATGGGTCTTCTATGAGTGTTTGTGGTGAAGTTCCAGAGGTAATGCAATCTAGAAGAGTGAAAAATCTGCGTCAAAAATTCGTCCAACCATGTGAGAGAGCTTTCCTGAACTTAAACATGGAAAACTTTGATCTGAATGAAGTTCCAGTAGAAACAATGGACTCTAGAGATAAGATTGAGGAGTTGAAGGATGAAGAGTTGGAGAATGGACTTGAGATTGAGGAGTTGAATAATGAAGAGTTGAGGAAAGGGATTGAAGATGTGCTGAAAATATACATAGATTCATTGAACTAGGTGTGGCATAGAAAGAGTTGATGTTTTTGGGTATtggaatgagttttttttttttgtaacctgTTATCTTTGGTTAATCCTTCTTTCATAATGAAACTACACATCTCTttataaaattgtatttgtcccgattataatattttattttctttcttttacttaTAATTCCTCAACTTTCACGTCTGCGTTCATTTGTTTGCATGCATTGCACTACGTGTGGCAAGAtaaattgaaatgaattgtGTGAATCTAACATGGAACATAAAAAAGTGGATTTTCTTATGTTAGTGGCATTGCATGTGGCATTACGTGTAGCCTTAAACAAATTATCTTCCCTCTAAAGCTGCCatgttattttatctttatgtaaataaagaaacaataatTATTCAGTAGGCACACTAAAAATACTGaaaaatttcttgaaataaaaaagtttccTCAACATTATACAAGTACACCAAAAGAAATCATGAAATACAAGTACTTAAGAGTTTAAGTTTCTACCCTCATATCTCCTCAACATTATACAAGTAGTCAAAAGTTTCTTGAAATAATTCCGGGTCACATTTTAGTTGTGTGGGTAACATGCCTCTCCTAAGCAACATCTCTTTCTCCATGTGAGGAATTTTGTAGTTGTTGGATCCTTTCGCCTTCATTATCTCAATCATACAAGATTGAAGTGTGAGAAAAATGTTGTTCGAACTTTGGGCGGAAAAAGCATCAAAAGATTTCTCCACAGCTTCAATAAGTGCATCAACCGAATTAGTTACTTCCTGTTGCTGCAAGGATTGAATGGCAGAAAAAAAGCCTAAATCCAATACGTTCAAATCGGGAGAATTAGGAGGTTGAAAAGTCAAACGAATGTCGAATCCCCCATCGCAAGCCGCTCTACAAAACTCTTCATCATCTAGAGGCACATGACAAGGTGCATTATCTTGTTGAATGTAAATTGTTTCATGTGCATATTCTCGTGGCCATTTTTCTTTGATTGCCGGTAAAACTTCGTCGATATACATCTTTCGAGTgacttctctatttatagaagtGATTGGTTTTGTTTCAAGTGTCCCGGCAGGTCTATTGATGCTAGACCTTTGTGCTGGTACCTTGTGAACTATTGGAAAGCAACCAATTTTTCCTGAGAAGGTCTCATTACCATCACCATCAAATCTTGGCCTAGCCACAACAACTAAAAACATGACCTTACCGATGTAATTTTTGTTCCTACACATACGATGTGGCTCATCCTCATCAGCAAGAAGGTAATAGTTTGATGACTTTTTCGTTATATAGAACCATTTTTCATCAATGTGAACAACATTATACATAGGCTTAAACACTGGATCATGTGGTATGCTACTCTCCTCAAGCATATCCAAGCAGAATTCAATACGAgctttcaaattattatcattcAAATATGGTTTGAGCACATTCGAATGTCGGCGTAAGACCCCTTCTTTTATGTACTTCAGCAAAGTTGTCTTGGTTTTAAGCCCCAAGACAGTTTGTAAAGATCGAAGAGTGCTACGCTTAGCTAATGAAGCATTGCGCATTTTGTCGAAATCTATTTGGATCCTTTTTCGACCACAATTTTTTGATTTCTTATGACACGGATCACCCGTTTTTTTTACTTGCCTCCAAATCCGATAAATGACATCTTGAGAGACTGAAAAATAAGATGTCAATGTTCTGACAATCCCACGACAAAGTTTACCATTATAACTTGAATTTAACAATAAATGAGAAACAAGCTTCCGTTGATTGTTGTCGAGAAAAGAACGTTTGTTATTAGATTGTTCAATTTCCTCAACGATAATTGCCTCTAcatgattaaaaaaagaagttcttattgttattatatacaagaagaaaaaatacagaaacgtaagaaaaaaacaatgttttaaaattaaaacattgtGGTCACAGTTTGCAACAAAATTATGTATATCTCTCTTCATTGCCTCCCAAAAAATTAATGCATCAACTCTCTTATACACACTCTGTTTCGAATTAACAGCCGTTTAAGGTTTCTTTCTACATGCTAGTTTTACGAAATTAaccatatttattaagaaaatgcaTGCTTGATAATATCTTTGGTTAATAAAAAAGTTCCAATAAAATTACATACACCAAGCAATTATAATACAGCAAGCAATGATAATATCTCAAACAATGGTGTGTAATAGTTTGAATTAGTTGTCTCACCTTCATTTAATGTATAActcatatcttcatcttcttcactaAATAAGTCACCCATGTCTTCATCTTCACCATTTGTATCATCTTGGGTCCCTGaaacaaaaagttataaaaaataaagtaagaaAAGAAAACTCATTTGATTATACTACATTATAGATTCCTCAGCTTCAATGAAACTAATTTACCTCTAAATATATCATCAGCTTCATTTCCACCAGTGACATTTTCAGCATCATTTACACAATCATCTTCAAGTGACGGGACAACATTCAAGTCGAAAATGTAATCTTCATCGTAAGGCTGCACATTTAAGTCGATGGGCAACACATCTCTGTTTTCATCGGCGACGCCGTCGGCATCATTATAAGGTTCGTTCAAGTCAATATCAAAATCCATATTGAAGAACACTCATAGATGGTGATGGTGTAAATGTTCATAGCCTATTTATAGGAACATGATAAGGAAAATGAATCATCccaaaaaaacttttgaaatttgaCATGGAATGAAAATTGTagtttcattcattcaaatgaaaattttgGCGGCACACCAAATATTTGGTGTTAAGAAGCTGAAATGCCTTGCATATAATTGAATTGATGTTTCCAATGCCTTGCATATTTTCAACGTGAGGTGGGAAACCAGAAGGTATTTCAACGTG
Above is a genomic segment from Medicago truncatula cultivar Jemalong A17 chromosome 5, MtrunA17r5.0-ANR, whole genome shotgun sequence containing:
- the LOC112422189 gene encoding uncharacterized protein — protein: MDFDIDLNEPYNDADGVADENRDVLPIDLNVQPYDEDYIFDLNVVPSLEDDCVNDAENVTGGNEADDIFRGTQDDTNGEDEDMGDLFSEEDEDMSYTLNEEAIIVEEIEQSNNKRSFLDNNQRKLVSHLLLNSSYNGKLCRGIVRTLTSYFSVSQDVIYRIWRQVKKTGDPCHKKSKNCGRKRIQIDFDKMRNASLAKRSTLRSLQTVLGLKTKTTLLKYIKEGVLRRHSNVLKPYLNDNNLKARIEFCLDMLEESSIPHDPVFKPMYNVVHIDEKWFYITKKSSNYYLLADEDEPHRMCRNKNYIGKVMFLVVVARPRFDGDGNETFSGKIGCFPIVHKVPAQRSSINRPAGTLETKPITSINREVTRKMYIDEVLPAIKEKWPREYAHETIYIQQDNAPCHVPLDDEEFCRAACDGGFDIRLTFQPPNSPDLNVLDLGFFSAIQSLQQQEVTNSVDALIEAVEKSFDAFSAQSSNNIFLTLQSCMIEIMKAKGSNNYKIPHMEKEMLLRRGMLPTQLKCDPELFQETFDYLYNVEEI